One genomic segment of Phoenix dactylifera cultivar Barhee BC4 unplaced genomic scaffold, palm_55x_up_171113_PBpolish2nd_filt_p 000649F, whole genome shotgun sequence includes these proteins:
- the LOC103696736 gene encoding hydrophobic protein LTI6B, whose translation MADEGTATCLDILIAIILPPLGVFLKFGCKAEFWICLLLTILGYIPGIIYAVYAITK comes from the exons ATGGCAGACGAAGGGACGGCTACCTGCCTCGATATCCTTATTGCCATCATCCTTCCTCCTCTCGGAGTCTTCCTCAAGTTTGGCTgcaag gcgGAGTTCTGGATCTGCCTGCTGCTGACGATACTCGGATACATCCCCGGGATTATCTACGCCGTCTATGCCATCACCAAGTAA